A window of Pirellulales bacterium genomic DNA:
CGCCCAACAAGAGGCGATTCTGTAACAAATCGTCAAGCCGGAAGATGCGGCGTTGGCCGTCGCCTTGACGGATTTGCAAGCTCGCCGCGACCAGCTTAAGGACGAGCGTATCCAATCCTTGGGCGAGGTCAGCCAAGCGCAAATCAACACGAACGAGGTCGCTTTGAAAAGCGCTCCAGCGGCGGACGACGCCGCAGCCGATTCGTGCGAGAATCGCCTCCACAACCACCGTTTCAGGTGGAAAGGCTTGCGATCCACCGTGCCGGCGGCTTCGACGCGCGTGCGATCGAGTCGCCCCCCCTTGCCAAAGTACACGGTGACATGGCACAACATAGGATACAGCATCGCCGGCCAGTGGCGGTAAGTGGGGATGGGGGCGACGGTTGCGCGCCGCAAGGGGTGCCGGCAGGGTGCTGCCTTCCGAGGCAAGTGCGATCTGAGTGCCGCACATTGCCATCGTGTTGTGCATTTGCAACATGCCCGTTAGCGCATGCTGCCGACAAGCAACGTCGAACGCGCCGCAGGGAGCTGCCGCGCGAGCGCTGACTTTTGCGAATGCTCGTGGCCGCAAACGACTTACGGCCATCTCTCGCCGAATGGATCCCGATTGTGGCACCGCGCGTGCTTTTGGTTCCAGCGACACGCATTTCGGCTGGCAACCACATCCAGGCCAGCCATTTTCAGCAACCGCAAAAAGGAAACTCGCCCTTGGCCAAAACCCCCAAGCACGCTGGTCACACTCGCAAAATCTCGACGGACCCGGCCCACAAACAGAACATGAAACCGCGGTCGAAACCCGTCGCCGGACGCCCGAACGCCTTTGATTTCGACGACGAACCGCTGGCCCGCTTGAGCGACGAGCACGAACCGCTCATCGACGACGAAGCCGACGAGACAGCCGAAGCCGCGGATGCCGACGAGGCCGACGAAGAAGAACTCGGCTTCGGCGACCAGGAACTGGAAGGCAGCATGGGCGGAGACCGCATCGACGATCCGGTGCGGATCTACCTGATGCAGATGGGCGAGATTCCGCTGTTGACGCGCGAGCAAGAGATTGCCGCCGCCAAGGAAATCGACCAGGCGCGACGCCGTTATCGCATCACGCTGTTGGCCAGCGACTTTTTGTTGCAAGGCGCGGTGGCCCTGCTGAAAAAGGTCCGCGACGGCGAGCTGCGGCTCGATCGCACGGTCGATGTCTCCGTGACCGACGCCCAAGAGAAGAAGCGGATCATGGCCCGGCTTCATCCGAATTTGAAAACGCTCGACCACCTGCTCAAGCAGAACGAGCTTGACTTCCGCACCGTGATGAGCCGCGGCGCCAAGATGCCCGACCGCCGCGCGGCCTGGCGGCGGCTGGTCTTGCGACGCCACAAGGCCGTGCGGCTCGTCGAAGAGCTCGATTTGCGAACGCAACGCTTGCAGCCGTTGATGGAGAAACTGGCCGAAATCTCCCGGCGCATGGACGACCTGCTCGACCAGATCAACGTCCTGCGGGTCAAACACGCTGGGCCGGAGCAAGTGGCCTCGCTACGGAAAGAGCTGCGTTATCTGCTGCGAATTACGCTGGAAAGCCCGTCGACTTTGCGTGCCCGGACCGCCAACACGGCGGCCTGCCTGACGCGCTACGATGCGGCCAAGCGCGTGCTGTCGGCGGGCAACTTGCGTCTGGTGGTCTCCATCGCCAAGCGCTATCGCAACCGGGGCCTGAGCTTCCTCGATTTGATTCAGGAAGGGAACACCGGGCTGATGCGGGCGGTCGACAAGTTCGAGCACGGCCGCGGCTTCAAGTTCTCGACCTACGCGACTTGGTGGATTCGCCAGGCCATTACGCGGGCCATCGCCGACCAGAGCCGCACCATCCGTTTGCCGGTCCACATGATCGAAACGATGGGCCGGGTGAGGGAGGTCACGCGCCGCTGGTTGCAAGAATACGGCCGCGAACCGACGGTCGACGAAACGGCGGCCGAAACCGGGCTGACTCTGGAAGAGGCCCGCTGCGTGTTGAAGATGACGCGGCATCCGCTCTCGCTGGACCAGCCGGTGGGCGACCACGACGACAGCTTCTTCGGCGAGTTCGTGGAAGACCATCGCCACGAGGACCCGCTGCACGACATGACGCAAAACATGCTCAAAGAGCGGCTGGCCGACGCCCTGGGCGAGCTGAATTATCGCGAGCGCGAAATCCTCCGATTGCGTTACGGACTGGCCGACGGGTATTCTTACACATTGGAGGAGGTCGGAAAGATCTTCTCGGTGACGCGGGAGCGCGTGCGGCAGATCGAGGCCAAGGCCGTCCGCAAGTTGCAGCATCCCGTGCGTTGCCGCCGCCTGGTCGGCTTCCTCGATCAGGTCGGCTCGGCGTGAGGCACGGAGGTAGACGGTAGACAGTAGACGGTAGACAGGGAGAGGGATATGAAGAGCGAGCATGTCGGCCAGACTCCAAGTTTGCAATTCGCAATTGGCAATTGGCAATTTGCAATTTCCTCCCCCCGTCTGCGGTCTGCCGTCTACCGTCTACTTGTCGTCGCATTCATCATCGCCATCGCATCAAGCGCCCGCGCCGCCGACCGCTTCGCGGCTATTCGCGACCGAATGGTCGACGACGTTGTCATCGGCCAGGGGGTGACCGACTCGCGCGTGATCGCGGTCATGCGCAAGGTGCCGCGGCACGAGTTCATGCCCGAAAAGCAGCGCGACAAGGCCTATCGCGACGAG
This region includes:
- a CDS encoding sigma-70 family RNA polymerase sigma factor, which gives rise to MKPRSKPVAGRPNAFDFDDEPLARLSDEHEPLIDDEADETAEAADADEADEEELGFGDQELEGSMGGDRIDDPVRIYLMQMGEIPLLTREQEIAAAKEIDQARRRYRITLLASDFLLQGAVALLKKVRDGELRLDRTVDVSVTDAQEKKRIMARLHPNLKTLDHLLKQNELDFRTVMSRGAKMPDRRAAWRRLVLRRHKAVRLVEELDLRTQRLQPLMEKLAEISRRMDDLLDQINVLRVKHAGPEQVASLRKELRYLLRITLESPSTLRARTANTAACLTRYDAAKRVLSAGNLRLVVSIAKRYRNRGLSFLDLIQEGNTGLMRAVDKFEHGRGFKFSTYATWWIRQAITRAIADQSRTIRLPVHMIETMGRVREVTRRWLQEYGREPTVDETAAETGLTLEEARCVLKMTRHPLSLDQPVGDHDDSFFGEFVEDHRHEDPLHDMTQNMLKERLADALGELNYREREILRLRYGLADGYSYTLEEVGKIFSVTRERVRQIEAKAVRKLQHPVRCRRLVGFLDQVGSA